The Alphaproteobacteria bacterium genome segment GCACCAGGCTACGGGAAAGGCTGGCGACATCGGGTTTCAGCTACAGATCGCCGGGGACGGCCCCTTCTTTGTACTTGGGATCGAGGACCGGCTTGGACAGGTCATGCGCAACATCGTCGGCAATGCGCGATCGTTTAGTCCCCCAGGCTCGACGATCGCGTTATCCCTATACCGGACCGGTAAGACCGTAGAAATCGCCTGCGAAGACGATGGCCCGGGATTTCCCACCGAAAACATCGACCGGGTTTTCGAACGTTTTTATTCCCAGCGACCCGATGGCGAAGCATTCGGCACCCACTCGGGCCTGGGCCTAAGCATTTCGCGGCAGATCGTCGACGCCCATCGCGGTACGATCGCGGCGACCAACCGCGTCGACGACCAAGGCGTAACGTGCGGTGCGCGCGTCACGATCGTGCTTCCAGCGCTGGATCCGGGCGTTGACTCGACCTAACGCCAAGCGCAGGCTCCCGGCGCCATGATTGTCGTCCATGCAACATGTGTCGAAGTCGGCGGCGGCGCCGTTCTCCTACGCGGGCCCTCGGCGGCGGGAAAATCCGATCTGGCACTGCGACTCATCGACGAAGGTGCGAAACTCGTGGCCGACGACCAAGTTCAATTGACCGCGGTCCGGGGGGAACTCATCGCGTCGGCCCCAGTGCAACTTTCCGGCAAAATCGAGGTGCGCGGCATCGGCATTTTCGACCTTGCGGATGAACGCGTTTCGCCGCGCGCGCGGGTCGTTCTAGTGGCCGATCTAGGCCCCAGTGCGGATGTCGCCCGTCTGCCGAACCGCACCTCCTGCCGTCTTGAGTCCATCGACGTTCCCCTGATCGCCGTTGCCCCCTTCGAAGCGTCTTCGCCGGCCAAAATCCGGCTGGCGTTGCACGCCTGGCGTGCGGCCGGACGCAACGCCCAAGCCCTCAACGATGCTTGACCGCCCCGCCACGACATCCGCGGAGGAACCCCCGCCTAAGCTGCGGGTTCTCCTCGTCACCGGTATTTCCGGTGCCGGGAGGTCCACGGCGCTCAAGCTGCTTGAAGACGCGGGCTATGAGGCCATGGACAACATCCCGCTTAATCTGCTGATCGGTTTCCTCGCCGCCGATCCGGCGACTCTGCTGACGCGCCACGGCGCAATCGCCGCCGGCATCGATATCCGGACCCGCGACTTCGATGTCGAACACTTTGTCGAACGGATCGCGCCGCTGCGCGAACGGGCGGACATGCACGTCTCTCTTCTATTTATGGATTGCGACGACGAGGTGCTGTCGCGCCGGTACACCGAGACCCGGCGGCGTCACCCGCTCGCCGAGGACCGCCCGGTTCTCGATGGCATTCGCATGGAGCGCGACATGATCGGCGGCCTACGACAGCACGCCGATCTCGTCGTCGACACCTCCGCGATGATTGCGGGCGACCTGCGCGAGGTTCTGTCCGGTCACTTCCAACTGGCCGAGAGTCCGGTCCTCACCGCCACGGTCGTCTCGTTTTCGTTCCGCAAAGGGTTGCCGCGCGAAGCCGATCTTGTGTTCGATGTCCGATTCCTGCGTAATCCCCATTACGTCGAGGAACTAAGGCCAAAATCTGGAATGGACAGCGACGTCGCCGCCTATATCGAAGCCGATCCCGCGGCCGCGGGATTTCTAGGGACGGTGGGAAACCTGTTGGTCGATTTGTTGCCGCGTTACGCCCGCGAAGGCAAAACCTACCTGACGGTCGCAGTTGGATGCACCGGCGGCCAACATCGATCGGTCTATATCGCCGAACAACTTGCGGCCCGTCTAGAAACCGGCGGTCACGCGATCAATCTGCGTCACCGCGACGTCGATCGGACCGGCGCGTGAGTCGATGATTGGCGTGGTCGTCGTTTCGCAAGGCGCGCTCAGCCGAGAGTTCGTGACGGCGGCCGAGCACGTTGTCGGACCCCAGGAAAATATCGCCACAGTTTGTCTCGACTGGAACAGCGAAGTGGGCGAGTGCGGCAACCGGATCCATGACGCCGTGACCCAGGTCGATCGCGGCAGCGGTGTCATCATCGTGGCCGACATGATGGGCGGGACA includes the following:
- the rapZ gene encoding RNase adapter RapZ, translated to MLDRPATTSAEEPPPKLRVLLVTGISGAGRSTALKLLEDAGYEAMDNIPLNLLIGFLAADPATLLTRHGAIAAGIDIRTRDFDVEHFVERIAPLRERADMHVSLLFMDCDDEVLSRRYTETRRRHPLAEDRPVLDGIRMERDMIGGLRQHADLVVDTSAMIAGDLREVLSGHFQLAESPVLTATVVSFSFRKGLPREADLVFDVRFLRNPHYVEELRPKSGMDSDVAAYIEADPAAAGFLGTVGNLLVDLLPRYAREGKTYLTVAVGCTGGQHRSVYIAEQLAARLETGGHAINLRHRDVDRTGA
- a CDS encoding HPr kinase/phosphatase C-terminal domain-containing protein, whose protein sequence is MIVVHATCVEVGGGAVLLRGPSAAGKSDLALRLIDEGAKLVADDQVQLTAVRGELIASAPVQLSGKIEVRGIGIFDLADERVSPRARVVLVADLGPSADVARLPNRTSCRLESIDVPLIAVAPFEASSPAKIRLALHAWRAAGRNAQALNDA
- a CDS encoding PTS fructose transporter subunit IIA, which codes for MIGVVVVSQGALSREFVTAAEHVVGPQENIATVCLDWNSEVGECGNRIHDAVTQVDRGSGVIIVADMMGGTPCNLAVAEMKSPNVEVIAGLNLPMLLKLLTTRAGGDVAGVAAAVEQTGRTHIKRVGAP